DNA from Amycolatopsis sp. DSM 110486:
CACGCGGGCGATGTCCGGGTTCGCCACGGGGATGTGCGGGTCGAGCGTGTCGGACGCGCCACCACCGGTCACGCCGACGCGCAGGGTGCCGCCGCGGCGCGGTGGCCCGCTCGGCGCGGCGGCCGCGACGCCGGAGCCGCCGCACGCGGCGAGCAGGGGAGTGGCGCCGAGCAGGGCGGCACCGCCGAGCGCCGCCGTGAGGAACCGGCGGCGTGAGAGGGAATTCGGCTCACATCGTTCTTCCATGGGTGTCTTCCGGTGGGAGGCTGGCCGGGCAGGGGTTCGCGAGAGCGTCAGGCGATGGCGCGCCCGGCGTGTTCGGGCAGTGGCGTGAGGTGGGCGCCGAGGCGCTCGGCGACGGCTTCGGGAAACGGTGCGGCTCTGCCGTCGGCGACGTGCAGGCACAGCAGTTCCTCCGTGGCCACGAGCTCATCGCCCACGTATAGCTCGTGCCACAGCCGCACCTTCTTCGCCCCGACGGCCAGCACGGAGGTCGTCACGGTCAGCTCGGCGTCCGGCCCGACCTCTCGCAGGTAGCGGACGTGCGCCTCCACGGTGTACAGCGAAGCGCCGGTGGACTCGCGGTAGGCGGGATCGAGGCCGACGGCGTCCATCAACGCGGTGGTGGCGTCGCCGAACACCAGCACGTAGTAGGGCTCGGAGAGGTGTCCGTTGTAGTCGATCCACTCGGGACGGACGCGGTCGTGGTGGAGC
Protein-coding regions in this window:
- a CDS encoding thioesterase family protein, producing the protein MGEVLLHHDRVRPEWIDYNGHLSEPYYVLVFGDATTALMDAVGLDPAYRESTGASLYTVEAHVRYLREVGPDAELTVTTSVLAVGAKKVRLWHELYVGDELVATEELLCLHVADGRAAPFPEAVAERLGAHLTPLPEHAGRAIA